One Nicotiana tomentosiformis chromosome 4, ASM39032v3, whole genome shotgun sequence genomic window carries:
- the LOC104118368 gene encoding putative pentatricopeptide repeat-containing protein At3g23330, with protein MVHAFVVRKGIIKDTFVSNALIHMYANCGELESSERLFNSMEEKDVVSWTALLSAYMNAGLVEEAERCVQNGYFENGLNVFNEMLRSYDQPNVVTIVSILPACAGLGDLKIGQASVFVRIKEKKTAVLNEMTAAYVDEHKMDAARSILKSMQDYGLKPDEVSFNTLLAGHARNGEKNEAYELLSEVVNWGLKPNLVSFNVLVSGFQQSGLSSEALKYSQSFNHLPANI; from the exons ATGGTTCATGCATTTGTAGTGAGAAAGGGTATAATTAAAGATACTTTTGTCAGTAATGCGCTTATTCATATGTATGCAAATTGTGGAGAATTGGAATCATCAGAGCGTTTATTTAACTCAATGGAAGAAAAAGATGTGGTTTCTTGGACTGCTTTATTATCTGCTTATATGAATGCAGGGCTCGTGGAGGAAGCAGAAC GATGTGTGCAGAATGGTTATTTTGAAAATGGCCTGAATGTGTTTAATGAGATGTTGCGGTCTTATGACCAACCTAATGTTGTGACAATTGTTAGTATTTTACCAGCATGTGCAGGCTTGGGTGATCTGAAGATTGGGCAAGCA AGTGTGTTTGTGAGGATAAAGGAGAAAAAGACTGCTGTGTTGAACGAGATGACCGCTGCTTATGTTGATGAACATAAAATGGATGCTGCACGTAGTATTCTTAAGTCAATGCAAGATTATGGCTTAAAACCTGATGAAGTTTCATTTAATACTCTTCTAGCTGGACACGCAAGAAATGGGGAAAAGAATGAGGCTTATGAGTTACTATCTGAAGTGGTCAATTGGGGTCTAAAGCCGAATCTTGTGTCTTTTAATGTACTCGTATCTGGTTTCCAACAATCTGGGCTTAGTTCTGAAGCTTTAAAATATTCCCAATCATTCAATCATCTTCCAGCAAATATATAG
- the LOC104118362 gene encoding uncharacterized protein translates to MAGSAPLSHTFYTLGFPSSTVSKAPRTLIHHFPLNKHSESTKFALSKVIINRSRRSLFKTSLSFQDSAPQTSDDEDSLSELEVSKDEADENYSFRLKSLMQVYKEAILIGDVKAIYEIEAAISSVEKERDDLAQKVSALSAEIDSGKEKYIRLQADFDNFRKRSEKERLTIRTNAQGEIIESLLPMVDNFERAKRQIKLETETEKKIDASYQGIYKQFVEIMKSLRVAAVPTVGKPFNPALHEAVAREESQEFNDGIIIEEFRRGFLLGDRLLRPAMVKVSAGPGRRIPSPVTQKSAAATAGVDDS, encoded by the exons ATGGCAGGTTCGGCTCCTCTTTCTCACACTTTCTACACACTTGGCTTCCCTTCTTCTACGGTTTCTAAAGCCCCAAGAACCTTAATTCACCATTTTCCCCTCAACAAGCATTCTGAAAGCACTAAATTTGCTCTCTCTAAAGTAATTATCAACCGTAGCAGACGTTCCTTGTTCAAAACCTCTCTCTCGTTCCAAGACTCTGCTCCTCAA ACGAGTGATGACGAGGATAGCCTCAGTGAATTGGAAGTGTCAAAAGATGAAGCAGATGAGAATTATTCATTTAGATTGAAATCCCTCATGCAAGTTTACAAGGAGGCCATCCTAATAGGAGATGTAAAGGCTATATATGAAATTGAGGCAGCCATATCCTCGGTGGAAAAGGAGAGAGATGACTTGGCCCAAAAGGTATCAGCTCTATCAGCAGAGATCGATTCTGGGAAGGAAAAATATATCCGCTTGCAAGCAGATTTTGATAATTTTAGGAAAAGatctgagaaagagagactaacaATCAGGACAAATGCTCAAGGGGAAATAATTGAGAGCCTCTTGCCCATGGTTGATAACTTTGAGAGAGCTAAGCGACAGATCAAACTAGAAACTGAGACGGAAAAGAAAATTGATGCAAGTTACCAGGGAATATACAAACAATTCGTGGAGATAATGAAGAGCTTGCGTGTCGCTGCTGTTCCAACTGTTGGCAAACCATTTAATCCCGCG CTACATGAGGCTGTTGCTCGTGAGGAATCTCAGGAGTTTAATGATGGAATAATAATAGAAGAATTCCGCCGTGGGTTTTTACTTGGAGACCGCCTGCTAAGGCCTGCAATGGTTAAGGTTTCAGCAGGACCTGGCAGAAGGATACCCTCTCCAGTCACACAGAAATCCGCAGCAGCAACTGCCGGAGTTGATGATAGCTAA
- the LOC104118361 gene encoding chromatin structure-remodeling complex protein BSH isoform X1: MKPQSAWGSLKNPVKFKIPTAENLVPIRLDIEIDGQRFRDAFSWNPNDPDSEVVVFARRTVKDLKLPPGFITQIAQSIQSQLTEFRSYEGQDMYTGERVVPIKLDLRVNHTVIKDHYFWDLNNFESDPEEFARTFCKDMEIEDPEVGPAIAISIREQLYEIAIQSVASARESRANKKRRVTEHISASKTGVPALDLVKLFGIRSSVVRKRKDWDVYEPIVDLLSNEEVDALEAREEKVVR, translated from the exons ATGAAGCCGCAGTCGGCATGGGGCTCACTAAAGAACCCGGTGAAGTTCAAGAT TCCAACCGCGGAGAATCTTGTTCCTATTCGTCTGGACATTGAAATTGATGGTCAAAGATTTAGAGATGCTTTTAGTTGGAATCCAAATG ATCCTGACTCAGAAGTGGTGGTTTTCGCGAGAAGAACTGTGAAGGATTTGAAGCTTCCTCCTGGGTTTATCACTCAGATTGCTCAATCCATTCAA TCACAATTAACAGAATTTCGGTCATATGAAGGACAAGATATGTACACTGGCGAGAGAGTTGTTCCCATCAAG CTTGATCTCCGAGTAAATCATACAGTTATCAAGGACCATTATTTCTGG GACTTGAACAATTTCGAGAGTGATCCTGAAGAATTTGCACGGACTTTTTGTAAAGATATGGAAATTGAAGACCCAGAAGTTGGA CCTGCAATTGCCATATCAATTCGAGAGCAACTTTATGAG ATTGCAATTCAAAGTGTTGCATCCGCAAGAGAAAGTAGGGCAAATAAGAAACGCAGAGTAACGGAACATATCTCAGCCAG TAAGACAGGTGTACCTGCATTGGACCTGGTGAAGTTATTTGGCATTAGATCAAGTGTTGTTCG AAAAAGGAAGGACTGGGATGTATATGAACCAATTGTTGATCTCCTTTCAAATGAGGAGGTGGATGCCCTCGAGGCTAGAGAAGAGAAGGTTGTTCGATGA
- the LOC104118361 gene encoding chromatin structure-remodeling complex protein BSH isoform X2: MKPQSAWGSLKNPVKFKIPTAENLVPIRLDIEIDGQRFRDAFSWNPNDPDSEVVVFARRTVKDLKLPPGFITQIAQSIQLDLRVNHTVIKDHYFWDLNNFESDPEEFARTFCKDMEIEDPEVGPAIAISIREQLYEIAIQSVASARESRANKKRRVTEHISASKTGVPALDLVKLFGIRSSVVRKRKDWDVYEPIVDLLSNEEVDALEAREEKVVR; the protein is encoded by the exons ATGAAGCCGCAGTCGGCATGGGGCTCACTAAAGAACCCGGTGAAGTTCAAGAT TCCAACCGCGGAGAATCTTGTTCCTATTCGTCTGGACATTGAAATTGATGGTCAAAGATTTAGAGATGCTTTTAGTTGGAATCCAAATG ATCCTGACTCAGAAGTGGTGGTTTTCGCGAGAAGAACTGTGAAGGATTTGAAGCTTCCTCCTGGGTTTATCACTCAGATTGCTCAATCCATTCAA CTTGATCTCCGAGTAAATCATACAGTTATCAAGGACCATTATTTCTGG GACTTGAACAATTTCGAGAGTGATCCTGAAGAATTTGCACGGACTTTTTGTAAAGATATGGAAATTGAAGACCCAGAAGTTGGA CCTGCAATTGCCATATCAATTCGAGAGCAACTTTATGAG ATTGCAATTCAAAGTGTTGCATCCGCAAGAGAAAGTAGGGCAAATAAGAAACGCAGAGTAACGGAACATATCTCAGCCAG TAAGACAGGTGTACCTGCATTGGACCTGGTGAAGTTATTTGGCATTAGATCAAGTGTTGTTCG AAAAAGGAAGGACTGGGATGTATATGAACCAATTGTTGATCTCCTTTCAAATGAGGAGGTGGATGCCCTCGAGGCTAGAGAAGAGAAGGTTGTTCGATGA